From Epinephelus lanceolatus isolate andai-2023 chromosome 5, ASM4190304v1, whole genome shotgun sequence, the proteins below share one genomic window:
- the nr2c1 gene encoding nuclear receptor subfamily 2 group C member 1 isoform X2 has translation MDGQTQRIQLVSADSNMALGHRIQIVTDQQTGQKIQIVTALEPSSPGKQQFILANADYSPTGKVILAKQEGSPNKVILAAPDGSGVNQLLFASPDLAGQQIQFVTEGSDQSIVKPVIEYCVVCGDKASGRHYGAVSCEGCKGFFKRSIRKNLVYTCRGSGECAINKLHRNRCQYCRLQRCINLGMKQDSVQCERKPVEVTTREKSVNCAASTEKIYIRKNLCSPLAATPTFVSDKETARSTSLLESNMLLNIQQPFSKLENTILIPASPDKDDPSQGDLGTLANVVTSLAHLNKAREASEGDNDLMGVETLSNGDSSMTDVQGDEQTASDITRAFDTLAKVLHPNDGTAGDSLEATMQLMSGDQSGPVVELEGPILSDSHIPFKLMMPLPVPEYLNVNYICESASRLLFLSMHWARSIPAFQTLGGQDNDINLMKACWNELFALGLAQCSNVMNVGTILSAIINHLQTSLQEDKLSPERVKLVMEHIWRMQEFCNSMTKLTPDSYEYAYLKAIVLFSPDHPGIDNTPQIERFQEKAYMELQDYVTRTYPEDSYRLSKLLLRLPALRLISAAVTEELFFAGLIGNVQIDSIIPYILKMESTDYNSQTVTGV, from the exons atggatggacagacacaaaGGATTCAGCTTGTGTCAGCAGACAGCAACATGGCATTAGGACACAGGATCCAG ATTGTAACTGATCAGCAAACTGGCCAGAAGATCCAGATCGTCACAGCACTTGAGCCATCTTCCCCTGGAAAACAGCAATTTATCTTAGCAAATGCTGACTATTCCCCCACTGGGAAGGTGATCCTAGCCAAGCAGGAAGGCTCACCCAACAAGGTCATCCTTGCCGCTCCAGACGGCTCTGGGGTTAACCAGCTGTTGTTTGCCTCCCCTGATCTGGCTGGGCAGCAGATTCAG TTTGTGACCGAGGGGTCAGACCAGTCCATTGTGAAGCCGGTTATAGAGTACTGCGTTGTCTGTGGGGACAAGGCCTCAG GGCGTCATTACGGAGCTGTCAGCTGTGAGGGCTGTAAGGGCTTCTTCAAACGCAGCATTAGAAAGAACCTGGTGTACACATGCAGGGGCTCCGGAGAGTGTGCCATCAACAAGCTCCACCGAAACCGCTGCCAATACTGTCGACTGCAGCGCTGCATAAATCTGGGCATGAAACAGGACT cTGTGCAGTGTGAGAGGAAGCCTGTCGAAGTGACCACCAGAGAGAAATCCGTCAACTGTGCAGCCTCCACTGAGAAGATCTACATCCGCAAGAACCTGTGCAGTCCTCTGGCAGCCACACCCACTTTTGTGTCGGATAAGGAAACTGCAAG GTCTACAAGTTTGCTGGAGTCAAACATGTTGCTCAACATCCAACAGCCCTTCTCTAAGCTGGAAAACACCATCTTGATTCCAGCGTCCCCCGACAAG GATGACCCATCTCAAGGTGACCTCGGCACGCTGGCTAATGTCGTGACATCCCTCGCCCACCTCAACAAGGCCAGGGAGGCGAGTGAAGGCGACAATGATCTGATGGGAGTCGAAACGCTCAGTAACGGGGACAGCTCGATGACAGACGTCCAAGGGGATGAGCAAACTGCAAGTGATATCACTCG AGCTTTTGACACCCTGGCCAAAGTCCTGCACCCTAATGACGGCACAGCAGGAGATTCTTTGGAGGCCACAATGCAGCTGATGTCAGGGGACCAGTCAGGTCCTGTGGTGGAGCTGGAGGGCCCTATACTCTCTGACAGCCATATCCCTTTCAAG CTTATGATGCCTTTGCCTGTGCCAGAGTACCTCAATGTCAACTACATCTGTGAGTCAGCTTCCCGGCTACTTTTTCTCTCTATGCACTGGGCTCGCTCCATCCCTGCATTTCAAACACTTGG CGGTCAGGACAATGATATTAACTTAATGAAAGCCTGCTGGAACGAGCTGTTTGCCCTGGGTCTGGCACAGTGCTCCAACGTTATGAATGTTGGTACCATCCTAAGTGCCATTATCAACCATCTGCAGACCAGCTTACAGGAAG ATAAGTTGTCCCCAGAGCGAGTAAAACTGGTGATGGAGCATATCTGGAGGATGCAGGAGTTCTGTAACAGCATGACCAAGCTGACCCCAGACTCTTATGAATATGCCTACCTCAAAGCCATCGTTCTCTTCAGTCCTG atCACCCAGGCATAGATAACACCCCACAGATAGAGCGATTTCAGGAGAAGGCCTACATGGAGCTGCAGGACTACGTAACCAGGACTTACCCAGAAGACTCCTATCG GTTATCcaagctgctgctgcgtcttcCTGCCCTCAGGCTGATAAGTGCAGCCGTCACCGAGGAGCTGTTTTTCGCCGGGCTCATCGGCAACGTGCAGATCGACAGCATCATCCCATACATCCTCAAAATGGAGTCCACGGATTACAATAGCCAGACGGTCACTGGGGTCTGA
- the nr2c1 gene encoding nuclear receptor subfamily 2 group C member 1 isoform X1, which yields MDGQTQRIQLVSADSNMALGHRIQIVTDQQTGQKIQIVTALEPSSPGKQQFILANADYSPTGKVILAKQEGSPNKVILAAPDGSGVNQLLFASPDLAGQQIQFVTEGSDQSIVKPVIEYCVVCGDKASGRHYGAVSCEGCKGFFKRSIRKNLVYTCRGSGECAINKLHRNRCQYCRLQRCINLGMKQDSVQCERKPVEVTTREKSVNCAASTEKIYIRKNLCSPLAATPTFVSDKETARSTSLLESNMLLNIQQPFSKLENTILIPASPDKQDDPSQGDLGTLANVVTSLAHLNKAREASEGDNDLMGVETLSNGDSSMTDVQGDEQTASDITRAFDTLAKVLHPNDGTAGDSLEATMQLMSGDQSGPVVELEGPILSDSHIPFKLMMPLPVPEYLNVNYICESASRLLFLSMHWARSIPAFQTLGGQDNDINLMKACWNELFALGLAQCSNVMNVGTILSAIINHLQTSLQEDKLSPERVKLVMEHIWRMQEFCNSMTKLTPDSYEYAYLKAIVLFSPDHPGIDNTPQIERFQEKAYMELQDYVTRTYPEDSYRLSKLLLRLPALRLISAAVTEELFFAGLIGNVQIDSIIPYILKMESTDYNSQTVTGV from the exons atggatggacagacacaaaGGATTCAGCTTGTGTCAGCAGACAGCAACATGGCATTAGGACACAGGATCCAG ATTGTAACTGATCAGCAAACTGGCCAGAAGATCCAGATCGTCACAGCACTTGAGCCATCTTCCCCTGGAAAACAGCAATTTATCTTAGCAAATGCTGACTATTCCCCCACTGGGAAGGTGATCCTAGCCAAGCAGGAAGGCTCACCCAACAAGGTCATCCTTGCCGCTCCAGACGGCTCTGGGGTTAACCAGCTGTTGTTTGCCTCCCCTGATCTGGCTGGGCAGCAGATTCAG TTTGTGACCGAGGGGTCAGACCAGTCCATTGTGAAGCCGGTTATAGAGTACTGCGTTGTCTGTGGGGACAAGGCCTCAG GGCGTCATTACGGAGCTGTCAGCTGTGAGGGCTGTAAGGGCTTCTTCAAACGCAGCATTAGAAAGAACCTGGTGTACACATGCAGGGGCTCCGGAGAGTGTGCCATCAACAAGCTCCACCGAAACCGCTGCCAATACTGTCGACTGCAGCGCTGCATAAATCTGGGCATGAAACAGGACT cTGTGCAGTGTGAGAGGAAGCCTGTCGAAGTGACCACCAGAGAGAAATCCGTCAACTGTGCAGCCTCCACTGAGAAGATCTACATCCGCAAGAACCTGTGCAGTCCTCTGGCAGCCACACCCACTTTTGTGTCGGATAAGGAAACTGCAAG GTCTACAAGTTTGCTGGAGTCAAACATGTTGCTCAACATCCAACAGCCCTTCTCTAAGCTGGAAAACACCATCTTGATTCCAGCGTCCCCCGACAAG CAGGATGACCCATCTCAAGGTGACCTCGGCACGCTGGCTAATGTCGTGACATCCCTCGCCCACCTCAACAAGGCCAGGGAGGCGAGTGAAGGCGACAATGATCTGATGGGAGTCGAAACGCTCAGTAACGGGGACAGCTCGATGACAGACGTCCAAGGGGATGAGCAAACTGCAAGTGATATCACTCG AGCTTTTGACACCCTGGCCAAAGTCCTGCACCCTAATGACGGCACAGCAGGAGATTCTTTGGAGGCCACAATGCAGCTGATGTCAGGGGACCAGTCAGGTCCTGTGGTGGAGCTGGAGGGCCCTATACTCTCTGACAGCCATATCCCTTTCAAG CTTATGATGCCTTTGCCTGTGCCAGAGTACCTCAATGTCAACTACATCTGTGAGTCAGCTTCCCGGCTACTTTTTCTCTCTATGCACTGGGCTCGCTCCATCCCTGCATTTCAAACACTTGG CGGTCAGGACAATGATATTAACTTAATGAAAGCCTGCTGGAACGAGCTGTTTGCCCTGGGTCTGGCACAGTGCTCCAACGTTATGAATGTTGGTACCATCCTAAGTGCCATTATCAACCATCTGCAGACCAGCTTACAGGAAG ATAAGTTGTCCCCAGAGCGAGTAAAACTGGTGATGGAGCATATCTGGAGGATGCAGGAGTTCTGTAACAGCATGACCAAGCTGACCCCAGACTCTTATGAATATGCCTACCTCAAAGCCATCGTTCTCTTCAGTCCTG atCACCCAGGCATAGATAACACCCCACAGATAGAGCGATTTCAGGAGAAGGCCTACATGGAGCTGCAGGACTACGTAACCAGGACTTACCCAGAAGACTCCTATCG GTTATCcaagctgctgctgcgtcttcCTGCCCTCAGGCTGATAAGTGCAGCCGTCACCGAGGAGCTGTTTTTCGCCGGGCTCATCGGCAACGTGCAGATCGACAGCATCATCCCATACATCCTCAAAATGGAGTCCACGGATTACAATAGCCAGACGGTCACTGGGGTCTGA